From the genome of Flavobacterium ovatum, one region includes:
- a CDS encoding MFS transporter, translated as MTTIKNKIGNYRFRILSLLLFATTINYFDRSIIGVMAPTLQKLFNWTNNDYANILISFQVAYAIGMLTMGGIIDRLGTKIGYTVSIGIWSLFGMLHAFVTPAFSIIGFSLARFGLGFGEAGNFPAAIKTVAEWFPKKERAYATGIFNAATSIGAIAAPFVVGWIVEEDGTNWQIPFLITGALSTIWIIIWLRTYKKPEEHSKVSPEELAHINSDSEIETDTTKIPWIKIIKKRQAWAFAIAKTTDAVWWFYLFWGAKFLSDTFDLKLKDIGLPFFIMYFMADLGSIFGGYLSGYFINKGWSINKSRKITLLLCALLILPVCYVAFAENKWVAVFLIGIGAAGHQAWSANIFTLVPDVFPKKAIATIIGLGGMVGAVASIISNKILGSLLDNADNTAYFWAFLVAGSCYLVVLGFVQLLMPNMTPLNDNLQQVK; from the coding sequence ATGACTACAATAAAAAACAAAATCGGAAACTATCGATTTCGTATTCTATCCTTACTATTATTTGCTACCACCATCAATTATTTTGACAGAAGCATCATTGGGGTGATGGCTCCTACACTACAAAAATTATTCAATTGGACTAATAATGATTATGCTAATATTCTTATCAGTTTTCAAGTAGCTTATGCGATTGGTATGCTGACTATGGGTGGAATTATAGATCGTTTAGGAACAAAAATAGGATACACGGTTTCAATTGGAATTTGGAGTTTGTTCGGTATGCTTCATGCTTTTGTAACTCCTGCATTTAGTATAATAGGTTTTAGTTTGGCTCGTTTTGGGTTAGGATTTGGAGAAGCAGGAAACTTTCCTGCCGCCATAAAAACCGTTGCAGAATGGTTTCCCAAAAAAGAGCGCGCCTATGCTACTGGGATTTTTAATGCCGCTACAAGTATTGGAGCTATCGCAGCGCCATTTGTCGTAGGTTGGATCGTAGAAGAAGATGGGACTAACTGGCAGATTCCGTTTTTAATCACAGGAGCTTTAAGTACTATTTGGATTATCATATGGCTGCGAACCTACAAAAAACCAGAAGAACATTCAAAAGTAAGCCCAGAAGAGTTGGCACACATCAACAGTGATTCTGAAATAGAGACAGACACAACAAAAATCCCTTGGATAAAAATTATTAAAAAACGACAAGCTTGGGCTTTTGCTATCGCTAAAACTACTGATGCTGTTTGGTGGTTTTACCTCTTTTGGGGTGCAAAATTCTTATCAGATACTTTCGATTTAAAATTAAAAGATATTGGTTTGCCTTTTTTTATCATGTATTTCATGGCCGACTTGGGGAGCATATTTGGAGGATATTTATCCGGATATTTCATCAACAAAGGATGGTCGATCAACAAATCAAGAAAAATAACTTTATTACTTTGTGCTTTATTAATTTTACCGGTTTGTTATGTTGCCTTTGCAGAAAACAAATGGGTGGCGGTATTCTTAATCGGAATAGGAGCTGCAGGACACCAAGCGTGGTCTGCCAACATTTTTACCTTAGTTCCTGACGTATTCCCAAAAAAAGCAATAGCAACCATCATTGGATTAGGTGGAATGGTTGGAGCCGTTGCCTCTATAATAAGTAATAAAATTTTGGGTAGCTTATTGGACAATGCTGATAATACTGCTTATTTCTGGGCTTTCTTAGTCGCTGGTTCCTGTTATTTAGTAGTCTTAGGATTTGTTCAATTGCTAATGCCAAACATGACACCTCTGAATGACAATCTCCAACAAGTGAAATAA
- a CDS encoding LacI family DNA-binding transcriptional regulator, with translation MKNNNVTIHDISKALEIDSSTVSRALNDSPRVSQKTKDKILSKANELGYQRNSLASKLRTNKTHSIGVIVPRIARQFFSSVIAGIEETAFDAGYDVIICQSLDDYEREKKLMNTLLSNRVDGVLISVSMKTTNHDHFIAYQNQGFPILFFDRPCTLENSTNVIIDDFKISQEATEHLIEQGCKNIVHFAGPQNSQLYQRRTNGYKAALEKHNIPIKENYIFESFLMKEDGVTMAENLLALPKVDGVFSSNDISAISAMQYLKEKGIKIPQDIAFVGFSNEAVSAVIEPSLSTIKQPDFEMGKVAASLLFEQIKTTASLRINQTKILEPELIIRNSSRKKT, from the coding sequence ATGAAAAACAACAATGTAACCATTCATGATATTTCTAAAGCCTTAGAAATTGACAGTTCAACCGTATCACGAGCACTTAACGACAGTCCGCGTGTATCTCAAAAAACGAAAGATAAAATTCTAAGCAAGGCCAACGAATTGGGGTACCAGCGCAATAGTTTAGCATCAAAACTAAGGACGAATAAAACCCATTCCATCGGTGTTATTGTACCTCGAATTGCACGTCAATTTTTCTCATCAGTAATTGCAGGAATCGAAGAAACAGCTTTTGACGCTGGCTACGACGTCATCATCTGTCAATCATTAGATGATTATGAAAGAGAAAAAAAATTAATGAATACCTTATTATCCAATAGAGTCGATGGTGTTTTGATTTCTGTTTCTATGAAAACGACCAACCACGATCACTTTATAGCATACCAAAACCAAGGTTTTCCAATTCTCTTTTTTGACCGACCTTGTACTCTAGAGAACAGTACCAATGTCATCATTGACGATTTCAAAATAAGCCAAGAAGCCACCGAACATTTAATAGAACAAGGTTGTAAAAACATAGTTCACTTTGCCGGGCCTCAAAACTCTCAATTGTACCAGCGTAGAACCAATGGGTACAAAGCAGCATTAGAAAAACATAACATTCCGATTAAAGAAAACTATATTTTTGAATCCTTTTTAATGAAAGAAGACGGAGTTACCATGGCCGAAAATTTACTTGCGCTTCCCAAAGTAGATGGCGTTTTTTCGTCCAACGATATTTCTGCTATCAGTGCCATGCAGTATTTAAAAGAAAAAGGAATCAAAATTCCGCAAGATATTGCCTTCGTAGGTTTTAGCAACGAAGCGGTTTCCGCCGTAATCGAACCCTCACTTTCCACCATCAAACAGCCCGATTTTGAAATGGGAAAAGTAGCCGCTAGTTTGCTATTCGAACAAATCAAAACCACAGCCAGCCTTCGAATCAATCAAACTAAAATTCTTGAACCTGAATTGATTATTAGGAATTCTTCTAGGAAAAAAACCTAA
- the kduI gene encoding 5-dehydro-4-deoxy-D-glucuronate isomerase gives MENKYESRYAAAPQDVKSYDTARLRKEFLIENIFTDNKVTLVYSHYDRYITGGVKPVAETVVLESIDQLKASYFLERRELGIINVGGQGTVTVNGVAYELNHKEALYVGQGNEKVSFTSTDAANPALFYINSTPAHKAYPIKKIGIDDVEVVELGAPETANRRTLRKYIVNSVVDVCQLQMGMTTLHSGSVWNTMPAHVHDRRMEVYFYFEIPENQAVCHFMGQPDETRHIWMGNNQAVISPPWSIHSGSGTSNYSFIWGMAGENLDYGDMDFCNITDLR, from the coding sequence ATGGAAAATAAATATGAATCCCGTTACGCAGCAGCTCCTCAAGATGTAAAGTCTTATGATACGGCAAGATTACGCAAGGAGTTTTTGATCGAAAATATATTTACAGACAATAAGGTTACTTTGGTGTATTCTCATTACGACCGCTATATTACAGGTGGTGTTAAGCCAGTTGCTGAAACGGTGGTATTGGAAAGTATTGACCAATTGAAAGCGAGTTATTTTTTGGAACGTAGAGAACTTGGAATTATTAATGTTGGTGGGCAAGGAACGGTTACGGTAAATGGCGTAGCATATGAACTGAATCATAAGGAAGCTTTGTATGTTGGTCAAGGGAATGAGAAGGTTTCGTTTACTAGTACTGATGCGGCAAATCCTGCTTTATTTTATATCAACTCTACTCCAGCGCACAAAGCCTATCCAATTAAAAAAATTGGTATTGATGATGTCGAAGTGGTAGAATTGGGTGCTCCTGAAACAGCAAACAGACGTACACTTAGAAAATATATTGTAAACAGTGTGGTTGATGTTTGCCAGTTGCAAATGGGAATGACGACTTTGCATTCTGGAAGTGTTTGGAACACCATGCCAGCGCACGTGCACGACCGTAGAATGGAAGTGTATTTCTATTTTGAAATTCCAGAAAACCAAGCAGTTTGTCACTTTATGGGACAACCAGACGAAACTAGACATATTTGGATGGGGAACAACCAAGCGGTGATTTCGCCACCATGGTCGATTCACTCCGGTTCGGGGACTAGCAATTATTCTTTTATTTGGGGAATGGCTGGTGAAAACTTGGATTATGGAGACATGGATTTTTGTAACATCACCGATTTAAGATAA
- a CDS encoding gluconate 5-dehydrogenase produces MSIQLFDLTGKVALITGGTHGLGQAMAEGLGNAGATLVINGASSQEKLDKAVAGYTAMGITAHGYLFDVTNEEQVIKNIAAIEKEVGNIDILVNNAGIIKRIPLENMEVADFEEVIKVDLVSPFIMSKHVVKGMIARKQGKIINICSMMSELGRSTVGAYAAAKGGLKMLTKNMATEWAKHNIQINGIGPGYFATTQTEPIRVDGHPFNEFILGRTPAARWGDPEDLQGAAIFLSSKASDFVNGHIVYVDGGILATIGKPSNEI; encoded by the coding sequence ATGTCAATTCAATTATTTGATTTAACAGGCAAAGTAGCTTTGATTACAGGCGGTACTCATGGATTGGGTCAGGCTATGGCTGAGGGTTTGGGTAATGCGGGGGCTACTTTGGTCATTAATGGTGCTTCGTCTCAAGAAAAATTAGACAAGGCTGTGGCGGGTTACACTGCTATGGGAATTACCGCACACGGTTATCTTTTTGATGTTACGAATGAGGAGCAAGTAATCAAGAATATTGCTGCTATTGAGAAAGAGGTTGGAAACATTGATATTTTGGTAAACAATGCAGGAATAATCAAAAGAATTCCACTTGAAAATATGGAAGTTGCCGATTTTGAAGAAGTAATTAAAGTCGATTTAGTAAGTCCGTTTATTATGTCCAAACATGTGGTCAAAGGGATGATTGCTCGTAAGCAAGGAAAAATAATCAATATTTGCTCTATGATGAGTGAATTAGGACGCAGTACTGTTGGTGCTTATGCCGCTGCAAAAGGTGGTTTAAAAATGTTGACTAAGAACATGGCGACCGAATGGGCAAAACATAATATACAAATTAACGGTATTGGTCCAGGTTATTTTGCTACCACGCAAACCGAACCAATTCGTGTGGATGGACATCCGTTTAACGAATTTATTTTGGGGAGAACGCCAGCGGCTCGTTGGGGAGATCCTGAGGATTTGCAAGGAGCGGCTATCTTTTTAAGTTCAAAAGCAAGTGATTTTGTAAACGGGCATATTGTGTATGTAGATGGTGGTATCTTGGCCACTATCGGTAAGCCGTCAAACGAAATTTAA
- a CDS encoding DUF4861 family protein, giving the protein MKFFKIICSTVTACLLFSFGSKEKVITVKVKNVLNKERSFETVTLTKDFLKTNEIKNLGVRDRKTGKLLVTQLVDTDGDGVMDELLFQPVVAAKTTQEFEVVPVTEQERPKSIDYCYSRFVPERTDDYTWENNKVAFRVYGPVAQKMIEDNVKGGTLSSGVDAWLKRVETPVINKWYKKVVDKTGSYHEDTGEGLDNFHVGASRGVGGIAVKNKDQYYYSKNYTQYRTITTGPIRTSFYLNYEDWDANGKKIVESKIISLDYGSRMTKFETSLEGSKSIAAGLTLHEKKGKVAGNKKNGWVSYYEPIGDSEIGTAIVAEKKYFCSFETYDTPKADLSNAYANLKVKNNKVVYYAGHGWKKEGQIKNAAEWQNYLNEFSENINHPLEVSLGK; this is encoded by the coding sequence ATGAAATTTTTCAAAATAATATGTAGTACTGTTACGGCTTGCCTTTTGTTCTCTTTTGGTTCGAAAGAAAAGGTGATTACCGTAAAAGTAAAGAATGTCTTGAATAAAGAACGCTCTTTTGAAACGGTGACTTTGACCAAAGATTTTTTGAAAACCAATGAGATCAAAAACTTAGGTGTTCGAGACAGGAAAACGGGTAAGTTACTCGTTACTCAATTGGTTGATACGGATGGCGATGGAGTTATGGACGAGTTGTTATTTCAACCCGTTGTTGCTGCCAAAACTACTCAGGAGTTTGAGGTAGTTCCTGTAACTGAGCAAGAAAGACCGAAGTCGATTGACTACTGTTATTCTCGTTTTGTACCCGAACGTACCGATGATTATACTTGGGAAAACAACAAAGTGGCTTTTAGAGTGTATGGCCCTGTGGCTCAAAAAATGATTGAGGACAATGTTAAGGGGGGGACACTTTCTAGTGGTGTAGATGCTTGGTTGAAAAGAGTAGAGACACCTGTTATTAATAAATGGTATAAGAAAGTTGTTGATAAAACCGGTAGTTATCATGAAGATACAGGTGAAGGTTTGGATAATTTTCATGTTGGTGCGAGTAGAGGTGTAGGTGGAATTGCAGTAAAAAACAAAGACCAGTATTATTACTCTAAAAATTATACGCAATACAGAACGATTACAACAGGCCCTATTCGTACTAGTTTTTATTTAAACTATGAAGACTGGGATGCGAATGGAAAAAAGATTGTAGAGTCAAAAATTATTAGTTTAGATTATGGTAGTCGTATGACTAAATTTGAAACTTCATTAGAAGGCTCAAAATCTATTGCTGCTGGATTGACACTTCATGAAAAGAAAGGTAAAGTAGCGGGTAATAAGAAAAACGGTTGGGTAAGTTATTACGAGCCAATTGGGGATTCTGAAATAGGAACTGCTATCGTGGCGGAAAAAAAATACTTTTGTAGTTTTGAGACTTATGACACACCAAAAGCAGATTTAAGCAATGCGTATGCCAACTTAAAAGTAAAAAACAATAAGGTGGTTTACTACGCAGGTCACGGCTGGAAAAAAGAAGGTCAAATCAAGAATGCTGCAGAATGGCAGAATTATTTGAATGAGTTTTCAGAAAACATAAACCATCCTTTGGAGGTTTCTTTGGGGAAATAA
- the pth gene encoding aminoacyl-tRNA hydrolase, with product MIKWIQQLFSSESKEDKIDNMKKFLIVGLGNIGADYVNTRHNIGFKVVDFLARKEAVSFETVKLGTMAEFRFKGRTFLLLKPNTYMNLSGKAVKYWLDKENIPVENLFVITDDLNLSFGAIRIKPKGSDGGHNGLKNINFELNSNVYARFRFGISDEFKKGKQVDYVLGEWTPEEEAKLPERYEMATEIIKSFGTAGLELTMTSYNGK from the coding sequence ATGATAAAATGGATACAACAATTGTTTTCATCTGAATCGAAAGAGGATAAAATCGATAATATGAAGAAATTTTTAATAGTAGGACTTGGAAATATTGGCGCTGATTATGTGAATACCCGCCACAACATAGGTTTTAAAGTAGTTGATTTTTTGGCTCGAAAAGAAGCAGTCTCTTTTGAAACGGTAAAGTTGGGAACAATGGCCGAATTTAGATTCAAAGGCCGAACTTTTTTACTATTGAAACCCAATACCTATATGAATTTGAGCGGTAAAGCCGTGAAATATTGGTTAGATAAAGAAAATATTCCGGTTGAAAATCTGTTTGTAATTACAGATGATCTGAATTTGTCTTTTGGAGCTATTCGAATTAAACCCAAAGGAAGCGACGGTGGACACAATGGTTTGAAAAATATTAATTTCGAACTAAATTCGAATGTTTATGCTCGTTTTCGCTTTGGAATCAGTGATGAATTCAAAAAAGGAAAACAAGTCGACTACGTTTTAGGAGAATGGACTCCTGAAGAAGAAGCCAAACTACCGGAACGTTACGAAATGGCTACCGAGATTATTAAGTCTTTTGGAACAGCAGGCTTGGAGCTTACCATGACTTCTTATAATGGGAAATAA
- a CDS encoding DsbA family oxidoreductase — protein MENTLKIQIWSDVMCPYCYIGKRRIENALEQFGHKDAIEIEWKSFQLDANFVASKEDNIYDHLAEKYRKDKDWAVEMVDSMTQNAKNTGLEFNFDKAILANSHNAHRLLHLAKKHNVGDNLKELLFKAYMTDGKDVNDLPTLATLGQEVGLEKSVVDEVLNSNAFEQEVQNDIAMAQQIGVQGVPFFVFDNKYAVSGAQHVETFVKTLEKVWEEGSFGPKLTLLNTDEGDSCGIEGCN, from the coding sequence ATGGAAAACACACTCAAAATACAAATATGGTCAGACGTTATGTGTCCCTATTGCTACATAGGTAAAAGAAGAATTGAAAATGCATTGGAACAGTTTGGTCACAAAGATGCTATCGAAATCGAATGGAAGAGTTTTCAACTGGACGCTAACTTTGTAGCTTCAAAAGAGGACAATATTTATGATCACTTAGCCGAAAAGTATAGAAAAGACAAAGACTGGGCAGTAGAAATGGTAGACAGCATGACTCAAAATGCCAAAAACACAGGACTTGAGTTCAATTTTGACAAAGCCATTCTAGCCAATTCACATAATGCGCACCGACTATTGCATTTAGCCAAGAAACATAATGTTGGTGACAACCTAAAAGAGTTATTATTTAAAGCCTACATGACCGATGGAAAAGATGTAAACGACTTGCCTACTCTCGCCACACTTGGACAAGAAGTAGGTTTAGAAAAATCAGTTGTTGACGAAGTTTTAAATTCCAATGCTTTCGAGCAAGAAGTTCAAAATGACATCGCTATGGCACAACAAATAGGCGTACAAGGCGTACCTTTCTTTGTTTTCGATAATAAATATGCAGTTTCTGGCGCACAACATGTAGAGACCTTTGTTAAAACACTCGAAAAAGTATGGGAAGAAGGTAGCTTTGGACCTAAACTTACTTTACTAAACACTGACGAAGGTGATAGTTGCGGGATTGAAGGTTGTAACTAA
- a CDS encoding substrate-binding domain-containing protein, with protein sequence MKTVLKKLVKPLLMLAIIATATSCIDKDKNEKGDAEASVATESKFESEKDLKGMKIGYCTPSLDAPYYQALLTSIKETTEANGMEFLSADGQGDINKQIAACEDLITKGVDALLLNPKDPDALVGVTKIAKAAGIPVFIIDSSIDPSADFVTTIQSNNLANGELAGEWAAKKFGSKKMTIALLSGNAGNPVGKTRKQGLLQGITEEQLRTLGYINLNVVTQAYTDWTYAGGLKAMEDVLVAHPDVNLVITESDVCVLGAIKAIAQAGKTKDILIVAGADGQKEAIKYIMDTDFYGCTAMNSPVQIGKNSVEAAIQYINGKRDFSKISFTAPLLITKENAAKYYNPKALF encoded by the coding sequence ATGAAAACAGTATTAAAAAAATTAGTTAAGCCATTATTGATGTTGGCGATTATAGCAACTGCAACAAGTTGTATCGATAAAGACAAAAATGAAAAAGGAGATGCTGAAGCATCGGTAGCAACAGAATCTAAATTTGAAAGTGAGAAAGATTTAAAAGGGATGAAAATTGGTTATTGCACACCTTCATTAGATGCTCCTTATTACCAAGCGCTTTTGACAAGTATTAAAGAAACAACAGAAGCTAACGGAATGGAATTTTTGTCTGCAGATGGTCAAGGGGATATCAATAAACAAATCGCAGCTTGCGAGGATTTGATTACCAAAGGAGTTGATGCTTTGTTATTAAATCCAAAAGATCCAGATGCTTTGGTTGGAGTTACTAAAATTGCTAAAGCAGCAGGTATTCCAGTATTTATTATTGACAGTTCAATTGATCCTTCGGCTGATTTTGTGACTACTATTCAATCTAATAATTTGGCAAACGGTGAATTAGCAGGTGAATGGGCAGCTAAGAAATTCGGGTCTAAAAAAATGACTATCGCTTTGTTGAGTGGAAACGCTGGAAACCCAGTTGGAAAAACGCGTAAGCAAGGACTATTACAAGGAATTACTGAAGAGCAATTAAGAACTTTAGGATATATCAATCTAAATGTAGTAACACAAGCTTATACTGATTGGACGTATGCTGGTGGTTTGAAAGCAATGGAAGATGTACTAGTTGCACACCCAGATGTGAATCTTGTTATTACAGAATCTGATGTTTGTGTGTTGGGTGCGATCAAAGCAATTGCTCAAGCAGGAAAAACAAAAGACATCTTAATTGTGGCCGGTGCCGATGGTCAAAAAGAAGCTATCAAATATATTATGGATACTGATTTTTATGGTTGTACTGCAATGAATAGTCCAGTTCAAATTGGAAAAAATTCAGTCGAAGCTGCCATTCAATACATTAATGGTAAAAGAGATTTTTCTAAAATATCGTTTACTGCACCTTTGTTAATTACAAAAGAAAACGCTGCTAAATATTACAACCCAAAAGCATTGTTTTAA
- a CDS encoding sugar ABC transporter ATP-binding protein, whose translation MENIKSEYRVEMTGITKSFGVVSVLEGVNLKVKHGEIHALLGENGAGKSTLVKILSGVHQKDGGKVLLNDEEINPKNTHDGQVLGISVVYQELSLVNDLSVAENIYLHKLGASKFWMNWKEITKDAQDLIDSLGFVIDASAIVRDLSIVQKQVVEIAKALSEDTKVLILDEPTTVFDPHDAQKLFTNLLRLKNDGMSIIYISHHLDEIFKIADSITVLKDGIDTGSMATKDINKDNVIKLMIGRELDDLYPIRDAIEKNTPVFEVRNLFGSDGFVKDVSFSVCPGEVVGIAGLGGSGRTEMAKLIFGADKKKSGTLILNGKVIKNDSPFDAVKNEIGFVSEDRKEEGVFLPLSIRRNISITNFKPISDKFGFIKYQKECDNVDGLISKLNIKTPSSEMDVHNLSGGNQQKVALAKWLSIDSKLIIIDEPTRGVDVGAKIEIYHLINEVAKKGVGVIVISSDMPEIMGIADRILVMHKGTIFGELPKEKFSEENILRYSIGEELKA comes from the coding sequence ATGGAAAATATAAAAAGTGAATACCGAGTTGAGATGACTGGCATAACCAAAAGTTTTGGAGTTGTTTCTGTTCTTGAAGGGGTTAATTTGAAAGTTAAACATGGTGAAATACATGCTTTACTCGGGGAAAATGGAGCTGGAAAATCTACTTTAGTTAAAATCTTGAGTGGAGTACATCAAAAAGATGGTGGTAAAGTTTTGCTTAACGACGAAGAAATTAATCCAAAAAACACCCACGACGGACAAGTATTAGGAATTAGTGTTGTGTATCAAGAGTTGTCATTAGTTAATGATTTATCAGTTGCCGAAAATATTTATTTGCACAAATTGGGAGCTAGTAAATTTTGGATGAACTGGAAAGAAATTACCAAAGACGCTCAAGACTTAATTGATTCTTTGGGATTTGTGATTGATGCATCGGCCATTGTTAGAGATTTAAGTATTGTTCAAAAACAAGTGGTAGAAATTGCAAAAGCACTTTCTGAAGACACCAAAGTGTTGATTCTAGATGAACCAACAACTGTTTTTGATCCACATGATGCTCAAAAATTATTCACCAACCTTTTGAGACTGAAAAATGATGGAATGTCTATCATTTACATCTCTCACCATTTGGATGAAATATTTAAAATAGCCGATAGTATAACCGTATTAAAGGATGGAATTGATACTGGAAGCATGGCTACCAAAGACATTAATAAAGATAATGTTATCAAATTAATGATTGGTCGTGAGTTGGATGATTTATACCCAATTCGTGATGCAATAGAAAAAAATACTCCCGTTTTTGAAGTTAGAAACCTATTCGGTAGTGACGGTTTTGTAAAAGATGTTTCTTTCTCTGTTTGTCCTGGTGAAGTAGTTGGAATTGCAGGTCTGGGAGGAAGTGGAAGAACCGAAATGGCAAAACTTATTTTTGGTGCCGATAAAAAGAAATCGGGAACTTTAATCCTAAACGGAAAAGTAATTAAAAATGATTCGCCTTTTGACGCCGTTAAAAATGAAATAGGATTTGTGTCTGAGGATAGAAAGGAAGAAGGAGTCTTTTTACCACTTTCGATTAGAAGAAATATAAGTATTACCAATTTTAAGCCTATCTCTGATAAATTTGGTTTTATAAAGTATCAAAAAGAATGTGATAATGTAGACGGTTTAATTTCGAAACTGAATATTAAAACGCCAAGCAGTGAGATGGATGTTCATAATTTGTCTGGTGGAAACCAACAAAAAGTGGCGTTAGCAAAATGGCTAAGTATTGATAGTAAACTGATCATTATTGATGAACCAACAAGAGGTGTAGATGTTGGTGCTAAAATAGAAATTTATCACCTCATAAATGAAGTTGCAAAAAAAGGAGTTGGTGTTATTGTTATTTCTTCGGATATGCCGGAGATTATGGGGATTGCAGATCGAATTCTAGTTATGCACAAAGGAACCATATTTGGCGAATTGCCAAAAGAAAAATTCTCTGAAGAAAATATTTTAAGATATTCTATTGGCGAAGAATTAAAAGCATAA
- a CDS encoding ABC transporter permease, giving the protein MNTSINKQANGLGGMLKFIIKHNTIFIFVLLVIFSALISDVFFTETNLSNLLKQVSGIGIVSIGMLIVILTGGIDLSVGSIVALLAVTFAILVNVVILPVAILLTIIMGFALGSFSGYLIAYRKMAPFIATLALMTIARGLGFIYSKGSPVTFDSPGGAFMSDFANKSTLGVPNIATVFFIIVALAAVMLKYNVFGRLVIAMGSNEEASRLSGIRVSKYKFLVYAISGSLAAIAAIVTASRTNLGSPNMGVAWELDAIAAVVIGGASLNGGKGNAVNTLMGVLILGLIGNILNLLNVPSYPQQVVKGAIIILAVLFQKIESKK; this is encoded by the coding sequence ATGAATACATCTATAAATAAACAAGCAAATGGACTGGGCGGAATGTTGAAGTTTATAATCAAACACAACACCATCTTTATTTTTGTTCTTCTGGTAATTTTTTCAGCATTGATTTCAGACGTGTTTTTCACAGAAACCAATCTTTCTAATTTACTAAAACAAGTATCTGGTATCGGAATAGTAAGTATCGGAATGTTGATTGTAATCTTAACAGGTGGTATTGATTTGTCTGTTGGTTCTATTGTAGCATTATTGGCCGTTACTTTTGCCATCTTGGTCAACGTAGTAATTCTGCCAGTTGCTATTTTACTAACAATAATAATGGGATTTGCTTTGGGGAGTTTCTCCGGATATTTGATAGCGTATCGAAAGATGGCGCCCTTTATTGCAACCTTGGCCCTGATGACTATTGCTAGAGGTTTAGGGTTTATTTATTCTAAAGGTTCTCCTGTAACTTTTGATTCTCCAGGAGGTGCATTCATGTCTGATTTTGCAAACAAATCAACTTTGGGAGTGCCGAATATTGCTACTGTCTTTTTTATTATTGTTGCTTTGGCTGCAGTAATGTTAAAATACAATGTTTTTGGAAGATTGGTTATCGCAATGGGAAGTAATGAAGAAGCATCTCGTTTGTCAGGAATTAGAGTGAGTAAATATAAGTTTTTAGTATATGCCATTTCAGGTTCATTGGCCGCTATTGCTGCTATTGTTACTGCTTCAAGAACCAATCTTGGTTCTCCAAACATGGGTGTAGCTTGGGAATTGGATGCCATTGCAGCCGTTGTTATTGGTGGTGCAAGTTTAAATGGTGGAAAAGGAAATGCAGTAAATACTCTGATGGGAGTGTTGATCTTGGGATTGATTGGAAATATTTTAAATCTTCTAAATGTGCCATCTTATCCACAACAAGTTGTAAAAGGTGCGATCATCATCTTAGCCGTATTATTTCAAAAAATCGAAAGCAAAAAATAA